In one Bacillus thuringiensis genomic region, the following are encoded:
- a CDS encoding D-alanyl-D-alanine carboxypeptidase family protein → MQFLKKFAILLLSFFITALIVLYFYLYVNGPIIQAKSAILINANSGEIVYKKNEETPVQSAALSKLMTEYIVLEQLNDRKIQLDDFVQISNEVFRVETSPIQVTSNDKTTVRDLLHALLLAGNNRSALALAEHIAGNEDNFTILMNKKAKELKLLQPSPFLNSTGINNDTNKQSTTTAIDAAKLAARLVKDFPDVLNITKLTSYQFTFKDSQVFNTNKMIYSLNENIKLQGVDGLQTSFSTNGNYSFVSTAKLGDTRLISVILDADEENISFIETKKLLQYGFDPSSCSALQAFKDAVTSWAVLLQFKNLIIQTLLVFFIITILMFLHIRQKKSEDFN, encoded by the coding sequence ATGCAATTCTTAAAGAAATTCGCTATTTTATTATTATCTTTTTTTATTACTGCACTTATCGTTTTATATTTTTATCTTTATGTAAATGGTCCCATTATTCAAGCTAAATCAGCTATTTTAATAAATGCTAATTCAGGTGAAATTGTTTATAAAAAAAATGAAGAAACTCCAGTACAATCAGCTGCTTTATCTAAATTAATGACAGAATATATCGTATTGGAGCAACTAAATGATAGAAAAATACAGTTAGATGACTTCGTACAAATAAGTAACGAAGTTTTCCGAGTAGAAACAAGCCCTATACAAGTAACATCGAATGATAAAACAACGGTTCGTGATTTACTTCATGCATTGCTACTGGCAGGGAATAATCGTTCTGCACTCGCTCTAGCAGAACACATTGCTGGAAATGAAGATAACTTTACAATATTAATGAATAAAAAAGCAAAAGAACTAAAGTTATTACAACCATCTCCATTTCTAAACTCTACTGGAATTAATAATGATACAAATAAACAATCAACTACAACAGCAATAGATGCAGCTAAACTAGCAGCACGATTAGTAAAAGATTTTCCAGATGTATTGAATATTACGAAACTAACCTCTTACCAATTTACCTTCAAAGATTCCCAGGTTTTCAATACGAATAAAATGATATATTCCCTTAATGAAAACATTAAACTTCAAGGTGTTGATGGCTTACAAACTAGTTTTTCAACTAACGGTAATTATAGTTTTGTCAGTACAGCAAAACTAGGAGACACTAGACTAATTTCAGTAATATTAGATGCAGATGAAGAAAACATTTCATTTATTGAAACAAAAAAGTTACTACAGTATGGTTTTGATCCTTCCTCGTGCTCTGCACTCCAAGCGTTTAAAGATGCTGTTACATCTTGGGCAGTTTTGCTTCAGTTTAAAAATTTGATCATACAAACATTATTGGTTTTCTTTATAATTACAATTTTAATGTTTTTACATATACGTCAAAAAAAATCCGAAGATTTCAATTAA
- a CDS encoding acyl-CoA carboxylase subunit beta, with the protein MLDQKQHSNSFEERVETIKQGGAPKYHEQNKAKGKLFVRDRLALLFDNGEYVEDALFANCEQTGLPADGVVTATGKIHGRTACVMANDSTVKAGSWGSRTVEKILRIQETAEKLRVPLFYLVDSAGARITDQVEMFPGRRGAGRIFYNQVKLSGKVPQVCLLFGPSAAGGAYIPAFCDVVMMVEGNASMYLGSPRMAEMVIGEKVTLEEMGGARMHCSVSGCGDVLCKTEEDAITQARQYISYFPNNYLEKTPLVTPQEPKQFEKTLEQIIPENQNAPFNMKDLINRVIDEGSFYEVKKLFAQELITGLARIDGKPVGIIANQPRMKGGVLFHDSADKAAKFINLCDAYHIPLLFLADVPGFMIGTKVERAGIIRHGAKMISAMSEATVPKISIVVRKAYGAGLYAMAGPAFEPDCCLALPTASIAVMGPEAAVNAVFANKIAALPEEERASFIAEKREEYKKDIDIYHLASEMVIDGIVHPNNLREELKGRFEMYMSKYQVFTDRKHPVYPV; encoded by the coding sequence ATGTTAGACCAAAAACAACACTCTAATTCATTTGAAGAACGAGTTGAAACAATTAAACAAGGCGGGGCACCGAAATATCATGAGCAAAATAAAGCAAAAGGAAAATTATTCGTTCGAGATCGTTTAGCGCTTCTATTTGATAATGGCGAATATGTAGAAGATGCATTATTTGCTAACTGTGAACAAACAGGCTTACCTGCGGACGGCGTTGTAACGGCAACGGGTAAAATACATGGTCGTACTGCGTGTGTAATGGCCAATGATTCTACTGTAAAAGCTGGATCATGGGGATCACGCACAGTTGAAAAGATTTTACGTATTCAAGAAACAGCTGAAAAACTACGTGTTCCGTTATTTTATTTAGTCGACTCTGCTGGAGCGCGTATTACAGATCAAGTAGAAATGTTCCCAGGGCGCCGCGGTGCAGGAAGAATCTTCTATAATCAAGTGAAGTTATCAGGTAAAGTTCCTCAAGTATGCTTATTATTTGGACCTTCTGCAGCTGGTGGTGCGTATATTCCAGCCTTTTGTGACGTTGTAATGATGGTAGAAGGAAATGCATCTATGTATTTAGGATCTCCTCGTATGGCTGAGATGGTTATCGGTGAGAAGGTAACGTTAGAAGAGATGGGCGGAGCTCGTATGCATTGCTCTGTATCAGGATGCGGAGATGTTTTATGTAAGACCGAAGAAGATGCGATTACACAAGCAAGACAATATATTTCATATTTTCCAAACAACTACTTAGAGAAGACTCCATTGGTTACACCTCAAGAACCGAAACAATTCGAAAAAACATTAGAACAAATCATTCCAGAAAATCAAAATGCGCCTTTCAATATGAAAGATCTCATTAATAGAGTTATTGATGAAGGTTCTTTCTATGAAGTGAAAAAATTATTTGCTCAAGAACTAATTACAGGCTTAGCACGTATTGATGGTAAGCCAGTTGGTATTATTGCAAATCAACCTCGTATGAAAGGCGGCGTATTATTCCACGATTCAGCTGATAAAGCTGCTAAGTTTATTAATTTATGCGATGCATATCATATTCCATTATTATTCCTTGCAGATGTACCTGGATTTATGATTGGTACAAAAGTAGAGCGTGCCGGTATTATTCGCCACGGTGCAAAAATGATTTCTGCAATGAGTGAAGCAACTGTACCTAAGATTTCTATCGTTGTTCGTAAAGCATATGGCGCTGGTTTATATGCGATGGCAGGTCCAGCATTTGAACCAGATTGCTGCTTGGCATTACCGACAGCCTCTATTGCAGTAATGGGTCCAGAAGCTGCGGTTAATGCTGTATTTGCAAATAAAATTGCAGCTTTACCAGAAGAAGAGCGTGCTAGCTTCATTGCTGAAAAACGTGAAGAGTATAAGAAAGATATTGATATATACCACTTAGCATCAGAGATGGTGATTGATGGTATTGTTCATCCAAACAATTTACGTGAAGAGTTAAAAGGACGTTTCGAAATGTATATGAGTAAATATCAAGTATTCACGGATCGTAAACATCCTGTATATCCAGTTTAA
- a CDS encoding DUF3956 domain-containing protein, with amino-acid sequence MDSCVVFVNGQPFLVLSVAGIEIARLEISLQVALALRVLGIPICD; translated from the coding sequence ATGGATAGTTGCGTTGTATTTGTAAACGGACAACCTTTTTTAGTTCTTTCAGTAGCTGGTATTGAAATTGCTAGATTAGAGATTTCCCTTCAAGTAGCATTAGCTCTAAGAGTGCTTGGGATACCAATCTGTGATTAA
- a CDS encoding AMP-binding protein: protein MKQAVWFPTEEYKGKTRLYGWMKSLGYEDYETFYNKSIEETAWFWGEAEKAVGYQWMKPYTEVLDLENGTPFAQWYNGGTCNVVESALSRWLADEETRIQPALQYEGENGTSKSFTYEELDNWVSRVANGLKHAGIEKGDRVTIYMPMIPETVVAMLAVMKIGAIISPIFSGFASDAVMTRVQAAGSKMIITADGFSRRGKIVSLKDEVDKACEHCPTVEKVVIVRHAGNDFTPHNYDFSWSTLEKEKPFIHAEEMQSDDPLMLIYTSGTTGKPKGTVHTHAGFPLKAAFDAGFGMNIKQGDRVLWVTDMGWMMGPFLLFGSLINGATMVMYEGVPDFPEADRLWETVDKYEITHLGISPTLIRALMAKGDEYVNKHSLKSLEVFASTGEPWNPNPWMWLFETVGKGNVPICNYSGGTEISGGIFGNVLIKPIAPISFNASLPGMAAVVLDDQGKPIRDEVGELCLEKPWVGMTKSFWEDDERYVNTYWSRFENKWVHGDWVIYDGEQYIITGRSDDTLNIAGKRIGPAEYESILVKHNDVIEAAAIGVPDEIKGEVCHCFVVLRDHVTFTEELKKELMSLVNSHIGKALCPKDIHVVEDLPKTRNSKVMRRVIKAAYLGKELGDLSSLVNPEVVPFIQGLQSSKL, encoded by the coding sequence TTGAAACAAGCAGTTTGGTTTCCAACAGAAGAGTACAAGGGAAAAACACGTTTATATGGTTGGATGAAATCATTGGGATATGAAGACTATGAAACTTTTTATAATAAATCTATTGAGGAAACAGCTTGGTTTTGGGGAGAGGCAGAAAAAGCAGTGGGCTATCAATGGATGAAACCTTATACAGAAGTGTTAGATTTAGAAAATGGTACACCGTTTGCACAGTGGTATAATGGCGGAACATGTAACGTTGTAGAATCAGCTTTATCCCGCTGGCTTGCGGATGAAGAGACGAGAATACAGCCAGCACTTCAGTACGAAGGGGAAAATGGAACTTCAAAATCATTTACATATGAAGAGCTTGACAACTGGGTAAGCCGTGTTGCAAATGGTTTGAAACACGCGGGTATTGAGAAAGGTGACCGTGTAACAATTTATATGCCAATGATTCCAGAAACAGTTGTTGCGATGCTAGCTGTAATGAAAATCGGAGCAATTATTTCACCAATATTCTCAGGCTTTGCGTCTGATGCAGTTATGACACGTGTGCAAGCGGCAGGTTCAAAAATGATTATTACCGCAGATGGATTTTCACGCCGAGGTAAAATTGTTTCTTTAAAAGATGAAGTAGATAAAGCTTGTGAACATTGCCCAACTGTTGAAAAAGTTGTTATCGTTCGTCATGCAGGAAATGATTTTACACCACATAACTATGACTTTTCGTGGAGTACGCTAGAAAAAGAAAAACCATTCATACATGCAGAGGAAATGCAAAGTGATGATCCATTAATGCTCATTTATACATCAGGAACGACTGGTAAGCCGAAAGGAACAGTACACACGCATGCAGGATTTCCTTTGAAAGCAGCTTTTGATGCAGGATTTGGAATGAATATTAAACAAGGTGATCGTGTATTATGGGTAACTGATATGGGCTGGATGATGGGGCCGTTTCTATTATTCGGTTCACTCATTAATGGAGCAACGATGGTTATGTACGAAGGTGTTCCAGACTTCCCAGAAGCAGACCGGTTATGGGAGACAGTTGATAAATATGAGATTACTCATTTAGGTATTTCGCCAACGTTAATCCGAGCATTAATGGCAAAAGGTGATGAGTATGTCAATAAACATTCTTTAAAGAGTTTGGAAGTATTCGCATCAACAGGAGAACCTTGGAATCCTAATCCATGGATGTGGCTGTTTGAAACAGTTGGAAAAGGAAATGTCCCAATCTGTAACTACTCAGGTGGAACTGAAATCTCTGGTGGGATTTTCGGTAATGTTCTTATTAAGCCAATAGCACCGATTAGTTTTAACGCATCTTTACCAGGAATGGCAGCTGTCGTACTGGATGATCAAGGTAAACCAATTCGAGATGAAGTCGGAGAATTATGCTTAGAGAAACCTTGGGTAGGTATGACGAAAAGCTTCTGGGAAGATGATGAACGTTACGTAAACACATATTGGTCGCGTTTTGAAAATAAATGGGTCCACGGTGACTGGGTCATTTACGATGGTGAACAATATATTATCACAGGGCGTTCAGACGATACGTTAAATATTGCAGGTAAACGTATTGGACCTGCTGAATATGAATCTATTCTTGTGAAACATAACGATGTAATTGAAGCTGCTGCAATTGGTGTACCTGACGAAATAAAAGGTGAAGTTTGTCATTGTTTTGTAGTATTAAGAGATCATGTAACATTCACAGAAGAGTTAAAGAAAGAATTAATGAGTTTAGTAAACTCTCATATTGGAAAAGCGTTGTGTCCTAAAGACATCCACGTTGTAGAAGATTTACCGAAAACACGTAACTCTAAAGTAATGCGCCGTGTTATTAAAGCAGCTTACTTAGGAAAAGAATTAGGTGATTTGTCTTCACTTGTAAATCCTGAAGTAGTTCCGTTTATTCAGGGGTTACAGTCTAGTAAATTATAA
- a CDS encoding GNAT family N-acetyltransferase: MMYERSKEVIKLETFKKSDFKQLINWINSEEFLIQWSGNAFTFPLDEQQLEKYIESANTFAFKVVDEETSDVIGHISLGQIDNINKSARIGKVLVGNTKMRGRSIGKHMMKEVLHIAFDKLKLHRVTLGVYDFNTSAISCYEKIGFVKEGLLRESKKVGETYWNLWEMSMLEYEWKK, encoded by the coding sequence ATGATGTACGAAAGGAGCAAGGAAGTGATTAAACTAGAAACCTTTAAAAAATCTGATTTTAAACAATTAATAAATTGGATTAATTCCGAAGAATTTCTAATACAATGGTCAGGTAATGCCTTCACATTTCCTTTAGACGAACAGCAATTAGAGAAGTATATAGAAAGTGCAAATACATTCGCTTTCAAAGTGGTAGATGAAGAGACTTCAGACGTTATTGGTCATATTTCGCTTGGGCAAATAGATAATATTAACAAGTCCGCTAGAATTGGAAAAGTATTAGTTGGTAATACGAAGATGAGAGGACGTTCTATAGGAAAACATATGATGAAAGAAGTACTTCATATTGCTTTTGACAAATTAAAACTACATAGAGTAACTCTTGGTGTTTATGATTTTAATACGTCGGCTATTTCATGTTACGAAAAAATAGGATTTGTAAAAGAAGGATTATTAAGAGAGTCGAAAAAAGTAGGGGAAACGTATTGGAATTTATGGGAAATGAGTATGTTAGAATATGAATGGAAGAAGTAG